In the Pleuronectes platessa chromosome 8, fPlePla1.1, whole genome shotgun sequence genome, one interval contains:
- the gask1b gene encoding Golgi-associated kinase 1B isoform X1, producing MGKSRSLWLCFPVLRLTSSFWRCPLSRRSLIIATLCAVYLLFVVSYVGYSQQQRDRRTDKHKYRHTRGLETDGAFLDSADLPTGESSVVPTRSNVVYITLKFKRLKPANIRGTIRPKLRSKLRKNKSASSAFTQDKLGALERDAGQINRHFAPKTPWKETRDVDYKSLDVIHSSHRDEMANTSSIRIYSQRAPQWFSAQDVGAMRFLADAKVLRIREVSRRESPSPLLVFEGETRTRGNHTTARGGVCVGRCGVITSPLDTTEVFAFHLDRVLGLNRTLPAVGRKFRFLHVVMSSVTHSRYCAASRHVCANCINSSDGTSMPTDGRPCPVVLWDASLYPEGLAAGRATVRLTWGGYQRSLKQRCWQRNINPRPDSDCRSIHHYEWSKLALFDFLLQIHNRLDGSCCGFRPRQEDECVELGHRAECGDPERLLLANIFHRGHDPRHLVFTNNKGFFDRNEDNLDFRLLEGITELPEQAVSVLRSRRLRERLLQSLFLDQTYWESQGGRTGIDKLIDVIERRAKVLLTYINAHGIKVVTMNA from the exons ATGGGGAAGTCTCGCTCTCTCTGGCTGTGCTTCCCTGTCCTGAGACTTACGAGCAGCTTTTGGAGGTGCCCTCTCTCCAGAAGGAGTTTGATCATCGCGACCCTATGTGCGGTCTATCTGCTTTTTGTGGTTTCATACGTTGGATACTCTCAGCAGCAacgggacagacggacagacaaacacaagtaCCGACACACCCGTGGACTGGAGACCGATGGTGCCTTCCTGGACTCTGCGGACCTGCCCACCGGTGAGAGCTCTGTGGTCCCGACCCGGTCCAACGTGGTGTACATCACGCTCAAGTTCAAGCGCCTGAAACCTGCGAATATTCGGGGCACAATCAGGCCAAAACTCAGGAGTAAGCTGAGAAAGAATAAATCAGCCAGTTCCGCTTTTACGCAAGACAAACTTGGCGCTTTGGAGCGAGACGCGGGGCAGATTAACCGCCACTTTGCACCCAAGACTCCCTGGAAAGAAACCAGGGATGTGGACTATAAATCTTTAGATGTAATCCACAGCTCTCACAGAGATGAGATGGCTAACACCAGCTCCATACGAATCTACAGCCAGCGCGCACCGCAGTGGTTCAGCGCTCAGGACGTGGGAGCCATGCGCTTCCTTGCGGATGCCAAAGTTTTGCGCATCAGAGAAGTTTCTCGCCGGGAGTCTCCATCGCCGCTCCTGGTGTTTGAGGGGGAGACCAGGACCAGAGGAAACCACACCACAGCACGGGGCGGTGTGTGCGTGGGGCGGTGTGGAGTCATCACCAGCCCCCTGGACACCACTGAGGTCTTTGCTTTCCATCTGGACAGAGTGCTGGGGCTGAACAGGACGCTACCAGCCGTGGGAAGAAAGTTCAGATTTCTACACG TCGTGATGAGCTCAGTGACCCACAGCAGATACTGTGCAGCCTCCAGGCATGTGTGTGCTAACTGCATAAATTCCAGTGACGGCACCAGTATGCCCACTG ACGGCCGGCCATGTCCAGTGGTGTTATGGGACGCGTCTCTGTACCCAGAGGGCCTCGCTGCAGGCCGGGCCACTGTGAGGCTGACATGGGGGGGCTACCAGAGATCCCTGAAGCAAAGGTGTTGGCAGAGAAACATCAACCCGAGGCCCGACTCCGACTGCCGCTCGATTCATCACTACGAGTGGAGCAAACTCGCTCTGTTTGACTTCTTGTTACAG ATTCACAACCGTCTGGACGGGAGCTGCTGCGGGTTCCGGCCCCGGCAGGAGGACGAGTGCGTGGAGCTCGGACACCGCGCCGAGTGCGGGGACCCGGAGCGCCTCCTACTGGCCAACATCTTTCACAGGGGTCATGACCCCAGACACCTGGTGTTCACCAACAACAAGGGCTTCTTCGACCGCAACGAGGACAACCTGGACTTCAGGCTGCTGGAGGGGATCACTGA GCTCCCGGAGCAGGCGGTGTCGgtgctgaggagcaggaggctgaGGGAACGACTCCTCCAGTCTCTGTTCCTGGACCAGACGTACTGGGAGAGCCAGGGCGGCCGAACAGGCATCGACAAGCTGATCGACGTCATCGAGAGGCGGGCGAAGGTCCTCCTCACCTACATCAACGCACACGGGATCAAAGTCGTCACAATGAACGCGTGA
- the gask1b gene encoding Golgi-associated kinase 1B isoform X2 — MGKSRSLWLCFPVLRLTSSFWRCPLSRRSLIIATLCAVYLLFVVSYVGYSQQQRDRRTDKHKYRHTRGLETDGAFLDSADLPTGESSVVPTRSNVVYITLKFKRLKPANIRGTIRPKLRSKLRKNKSASSAFTQDKLGALERDAGQINRHFAPKTPWKETRDVDYKSLDVIHSSHRDEMANTSSIRIYSQRAPQWFSAQDVGAMRFLADAKVLRIREVSRRESPSPLLVFEGETRTRGNHTTARGGVCVGRCGVITSPLDTTEVFAFHLDRVLGLNRTLPAVGRKFRFLHDGRPCPVVLWDASLYPEGLAAGRATVRLTWGGYQRSLKQRCWQRNINPRPDSDCRSIHHYEWSKLALFDFLLQIHNRLDGSCCGFRPRQEDECVELGHRAECGDPERLLLANIFHRGHDPRHLVFTNNKGFFDRNEDNLDFRLLEGITELPEQAVSVLRSRRLRERLLQSLFLDQTYWESQGGRTGIDKLIDVIERRAKVLLTYINAHGIKVVTMNA, encoded by the exons ATGGGGAAGTCTCGCTCTCTCTGGCTGTGCTTCCCTGTCCTGAGACTTACGAGCAGCTTTTGGAGGTGCCCTCTCTCCAGAAGGAGTTTGATCATCGCGACCCTATGTGCGGTCTATCTGCTTTTTGTGGTTTCATACGTTGGATACTCTCAGCAGCAacgggacagacggacagacaaacacaagtaCCGACACACCCGTGGACTGGAGACCGATGGTGCCTTCCTGGACTCTGCGGACCTGCCCACCGGTGAGAGCTCTGTGGTCCCGACCCGGTCCAACGTGGTGTACATCACGCTCAAGTTCAAGCGCCTGAAACCTGCGAATATTCGGGGCACAATCAGGCCAAAACTCAGGAGTAAGCTGAGAAAGAATAAATCAGCCAGTTCCGCTTTTACGCAAGACAAACTTGGCGCTTTGGAGCGAGACGCGGGGCAGATTAACCGCCACTTTGCACCCAAGACTCCCTGGAAAGAAACCAGGGATGTGGACTATAAATCTTTAGATGTAATCCACAGCTCTCACAGAGATGAGATGGCTAACACCAGCTCCATACGAATCTACAGCCAGCGCGCACCGCAGTGGTTCAGCGCTCAGGACGTGGGAGCCATGCGCTTCCTTGCGGATGCCAAAGTTTTGCGCATCAGAGAAGTTTCTCGCCGGGAGTCTCCATCGCCGCTCCTGGTGTTTGAGGGGGAGACCAGGACCAGAGGAAACCACACCACAGCACGGGGCGGTGTGTGCGTGGGGCGGTGTGGAGTCATCACCAGCCCCCTGGACACCACTGAGGTCTTTGCTTTCCATCTGGACAGAGTGCTGGGGCTGAACAGGACGCTACCAGCCGTGGGAAGAAAGTTCAGATTTCTACACG ACGGCCGGCCATGTCCAGTGGTGTTATGGGACGCGTCTCTGTACCCAGAGGGCCTCGCTGCAGGCCGGGCCACTGTGAGGCTGACATGGGGGGGCTACCAGAGATCCCTGAAGCAAAGGTGTTGGCAGAGAAACATCAACCCGAGGCCCGACTCCGACTGCCGCTCGATTCATCACTACGAGTGGAGCAAACTCGCTCTGTTTGACTTCTTGTTACAG ATTCACAACCGTCTGGACGGGAGCTGCTGCGGGTTCCGGCCCCGGCAGGAGGACGAGTGCGTGGAGCTCGGACACCGCGCCGAGTGCGGGGACCCGGAGCGCCTCCTACTGGCCAACATCTTTCACAGGGGTCATGACCCCAGACACCTGGTGTTCACCAACAACAAGGGCTTCTTCGACCGCAACGAGGACAACCTGGACTTCAGGCTGCTGGAGGGGATCACTGA GCTCCCGGAGCAGGCGGTGTCGgtgctgaggagcaggaggctgaGGGAACGACTCCTCCAGTCTCTGTTCCTGGACCAGACGTACTGGGAGAGCCAGGGCGGCCGAACAGGCATCGACAAGCTGATCGACGTCATCGAGAGGCGGGCGAAGGTCCTCCTCACCTACATCAACGCACACGGGATCAAAGTCGTCACAATGAACGCGTGA